The genomic DNA AACCGATATGAAGCTTACCACGCTGTGATAGGCTTCTTCGTTTAATCAGGGCAAACATTGAAATATGGACTATTTAGATCAGCTAATTCGATTATCGGGAATTGAAGGAGAAATCAATATCCTCTGCCGTTTCTGGGGAGACTGGCTGGTTCATCACAAGCAGGAACCCAATTTAATCGGTAAATTTCACATTGTGTCACGTGGTGAATGTCAAATTCGGCTGAAAAATCAAACCTGCCACCTCAAACCAGGCGATGTGATCTTCCTGCCTTATGGTGAGGAACATAGCCTTCATCACGGCGAGGAAACAGAAAGCCTGATTACCGAAACCACACAGGGCGCATTCACATTGCATCGTAACAGCACAAGCGAATCCGATGATTTTGAAATGTTCTGCGGTTATTTCCGTTATCTCAATCTTGCCCAAAACCTGCTTTTTAACTTGCCCCATTGGTATCTTTCCAGTAATAACGCCGCCATCATGGCACTACTGGAATTACTGCGTAAAGAAACCGAAGAAAATTTGGGCAACAAAGTGGTTGTTAATGCGCTATGCAATATTCTCTTTACTTACTTGATCAGAGATTATCTGCAACATCATCAAGTCAATAAAGGCATTCTTGGCGCCTTACAGGATAAACGCTTAAAAAATGCAGTAAATGCCATTGTGGAAGCACCTAAAAAAAGCTGGAGCATGGAAGCTTTAGCGGAAAGTTGTGCTATGTCGCGCGCCAACTTCATCCGCGCATTCAAACAAAAAACCGGGATTCCACCCGGTAAATTTATGAGTATTATAAGAATGAACATTGCCGGCGTATTACTGAAAAACACCCAAAACCCCATTTCCGTCATTGCATCGGAAGTAGGCTACCAATCAGACACCCACTTTACCAAAGTCTTCAAATCGTATTACGGCATTTCCCCGGGGAAATACCGATTAATATAACCGCCGATTTATTTGTTAACTCACGCTTTTCGTTGCAAATAATCTCTGAGGCAATAAAGTGCGGTCAGATTTCTCGCTTCATTAAACGTAGAGTCGGCAAGTAATTCGTCTATTTTCGCTACAGGGAAACGCACTAATTGCAAGGGTTCAGGCTCATCACCCTCCAATTTGCTCAGATAAAAATCCGTGGCAAGTAAAATGTGCATCGGGTTATTCATAAAACTGACAGACGTATTAATAGTACGTAAATGCACCCATTTCCTTGCGCCCAACCCAATTTCTTCCTGCAATTCCCGATTGGCGCTTTGCTCCGGCGTTTCGCCCGCATCCATTCGTCCTTTCACAAAACCCAGTTCATAATTTTCCGTCCCTACGGCATATTCACGTACCAGCAATAAATCGTCACCATCAATGGCAACAACCATCACCGCCGCGTACTTACCGGGACGAAATCGTTCATAAGTACGACACTCACCATTGGCGAATTTCAAATCCACCGATTGAATCTCAAAAATAGTTGATTTTGCTATGGTTTTTATATTTAAAAGCTGCGGTTTTATTAAGTCGCTCATACTACATTCCTGATTTTACAAACATCTAAAATGGCGATACCATACCCCACTATTTGCACAAAGAAAAGGAACGGCACGAATGAATCGAAAAAAATTAAATTGGCAGGCAATTGATACCGTAATTTTGGACTTAGACGGTACGCTAATTGATCTTTATTTCGACCATCGTTTTTGGAAAAACGTGGTGCCACAGGCCTATGCACAAAAATTTAATCTCTCGGTAGAGCAAAGTCGCGAATTGATTCACCATCGTTATCAACAAGTGGAATTCAGTATGCAATGGTATTGCATTGATTTTTGGGAAGAAAGCCTGAATTTACCCTTGCGGGAATTGATGCAACAACAGCGTGAATACATCAAAGTGCGGTCGGATGTTTATCCGTTTTTACAAGCCGCCCGCGAGCGCCGCAAAAAATTGATTCTGCTGACCGACAGTCACCCATTCAGTTTAGAAGAAAAATTAAAACACTGCGATTTAGCACCGCACTTTGACTTGTTGCTTTCCAGCCATCAGTTTAACGCACCGAAAGTGGAGCAATCCCTGTGGCACAGCTTGCAACAATTCTCGCCGTTTGATCCGCAACGCACCTTATTTATTGACGATACGGAACCCGTGTTGGATAGCGCTAAACAATTCGGCATCGCTTATACCATCGGCGTGGAAAACCCCGACAGCACGTTATCAGATAAAACCTTCGCCCGTCATTGCTCGGTAAAAAACTACCGCACTTTGATTTAACGGAACGGCACACATGGCAAAACATCAACCCACTGAAGAAAAAGACCCGGTTCGTCTGGACAAATGGCTTTGGGCGGCGCGTTTTTACAAAACCCGTACGCTCGCTAAAGAGATGATTGACGGCGGTAAAGTGCATTACAACGGGCAACGTACCAAACTGAACAAAATAGTGGAAGTAGGTGCCACCCTCAAATTACGTCAAGGCAACGAAGAAAAAGAAGTGGTGATTTTAGCCTTATCCGCCCAACGTCGTAGTGCACCGGAAGCCCAGTTGCTTTATCGCGAAACGGAACAAAGCCTTACCAATCGTGAAAAACTTGCAATGGCACGTAAAATGAACGCCCTTTCGATGCCACATCCCGATCGTCGCCCCGATAAAAAAGAACGTCGCGATTTACTCAAATTTAAACATCAACAGCAAGATTAACCGCACGCCTTGTAATGGCCGCAAACGCCCTTATATTTGAGCGAACAGTATTTATTAGGAACAACACAATGACAAATTACACACAAGACAATGACCAACTTTATCGTTATCTCTTTAAAGATCGCGCCGTGCGCGGTGAATGGGTTCGCCTAAATCAAACCTTCAACGACACGTTAAACACCCATCATTATCCACAAGCCGTACGCAATTTATTGGGCGAAATGATGGTCGCCACCAGCCTACTCACTGCCACCTTAAAATTTAACGGCAACATTACCGTGCAAATTCAAGGCGATGGCCCGTTAAAACTGGCTCTCGTTAACGGCGACGACCAACAACGCCTACGCGCCCTTGCCCGCCTGCAAGGTGATATCCAAGACGGCATGAGCCTACATGAAATGATCGGCAAAGGTGTTTTAGTCATAACCATCGCCCCGCAAGAAGGCGAGCGTTATCAAGGGGTTGTGCCTTTAGATAAACCGACCATTACCGAATGTTTGGAAGACTATTTCATTCGCTCCGAACAACTACAAACCCAGCTCATCATTCGCACCGGCGAATACCAAGGCCAACCGGTAGCGGCAGGCATGCTATTACAAATTGTACCGGATGGTTCCGGCTCACCGGAAGATTTTGAGCATTTGGCAACTTTAACCGCCACGATCAAAGACGAAGAAATTTTTGGCTTAACCGCCGAAGAACTGCTTTATCGCTTATACCACGAAGAAATCGTCGAACTCTTCCCGGCGCAGGCAGTCCATTTCTATTGCGGTTGCTCCCAAGACCGTTCCGGCGCAGCGTTATTGCTCATTTCCGATGAAGAAATCGAGCAAATCCTCGCCGAACACAATGGCAGCATCGATATGCAATGCGAACGCTGCGGCACTCATTATTTCTTCAATAAAGAAGCGATTGAGAAGTTGAAGCAGTCAAAGGAATAATCCAAAAATACCATAGGGACAGGCTTTATACCTGTCCTATTCATATCCCCGGATTCTCGGACAGACATAACGTCAGTCTCTACAACGAAATTCCCCACTCTCGCAAACATCATGAGCGCAACGCTAAACAAAAAGTGCGGTCACAAAATCTGAAGAATTTTGAAAGTCGGCTTTGCCAACAGCACTAAAGACGCCAATAAATCCAATGAATTTTTAACATTCCCATTATTTGCCCAAATTCCCCAAGAAAGCTTGCGCTTTTTTTGCTATGCTAGAGCTTATTTTTAACTTGCCCGAGCCGACCATGACCGAACACATCTCCGATTCACAACCTTCAGAAAAACACGCTGAAAATCAACCGCACTTTAACCCAGCCGATCAGCAGGAAACGACCCACTTCGGGTTCAAAACCGTGGCGAAAGAAGAAAAGCAAAAACTGGTGGCGAATGTGTTTCATTCGGTGGCCGACAAATACGATTTAATGAATGACTTGCTTTCTTTCGGCATTCATCGCCTGTGGAAACGCTTTACGATTGATTGCAGCGGTGTGCGCAAAGGACAAAAAGTATTGGATTTGGCAGGTGGCACAGGGGATTTTACAGCGAAATTTTCCCGTTTAGTGGGCCAAAGCGGTGAAGTGGTGTTGGCAGACATTAACGACTCCATGTTGCAGGTAGAGCGCGAGAAATTGCGCAATCTCGGTGTGGTAGATAATGTGAATTATGTGCAAGCCAATGCGGAAGCTCTGCCGTTTCCCGACAATACTTTCGATTGTGTCATTATCAGCTTTGGCTTACGCAATGTGACGGATAAAGACAAAGCCCTGCGCTCCATGTATCGCGTATTAAAACCGGGCGGTCGCTTGTTAGTTTTGGAATTTTCCAAGCCGATTTTAGACCCGCTCAGCAAAGCCTACAATTTTTACTCTTTCAATATTCTGCCGAAAATCGGTGAAATGGTAGTGAATGACGGCGAAAGTTATCGCTATTTAGCAGAATCTATTCGTATGCATCCCGCACAAGAACCGCTAAAAGAGATGATGCTTCAAGCAGGCTTTGAGGAAGTCAGTTATTACAACCTCACCGCCGGCATTGTGGCGTTACATCGCGGTTATAAATTCTAAGGAAAAGCTATGAATTTAGACATTGCGACACTAAAACAACAATTGATGTTGCCCCAATTACTCAATAGCGGTTTAGAGTCGGTGCTAAATTATCTCATCGGTCGAACCGCCTATTGCGCACCATATTTACGCAAACTGGCAGGCAAAAGTTTACAAGTTAACGTAAAAAACATGGATATTACGCTGTTCTTTCTATTTTCGGAAAGCCGTGTCGATATATTACAGCAATACGAAACTACGCCCGATTGCGCCGTTACCGTCAGTTTGAAGTTGTTATTTACGCCATTAAAAAAATCGCAAATCAGCCAATGGATTAATGATAAATCTATCGTCTTGGAAGGCGATTTGCAGGTGTTGCAGGATTTTGCCACGTTGGTGGAGTTTTTGGAAAAAGATCCTGCCGAACTGTTATCTCCTTATGTGGGCGACATTGCGGCGCAAAGTGCGGTCAATTTTTTACGCAAAATTACCGCTATCGGTCGGCAGAAATTGAGCCAAAGCCAACGTTATTGGGGCGAACGCCTAACAGAAGAATGGCAACTGATTTCTCCCGCCTTAGCCCTTGCGGACTTTGCCGATGAAGTAAAAATGTTGGAAAAACAGACCGCACTTTTAGAACAAAAAATAAATCAATTAACGGAATCCAAATGAATTTGGCAAATCTGAAACGGCTGTACAAAATTATTCATACCTTTCTCGTCTATGGTCTTGACGAGGTGTTGCCACATAATGGTTACATCCGCCCGTTGCGCTGTTGGCGTAAAACGCTATTTTGGCTACGCAATAAACACAAGGGGCTTGCCTTTGGTGTACGTTTGCGTTTGGCTCTGCAGGAACTTGGGCCGGTGTGGATTAAGCTGGGGCAGATGCTCTCCACCCGACGGGATTTGTTCCCGCCGGAAATCGCAGATGAACTGGCACTATTGCAAGATCAGGTAGATCCCTTTGACGGCAAACTGGCACGCGCCGAAATTGAACGGGCATTAGGCGGTCAATTAGAAACTTGGTTTGATGACTTTGACGAGAACGCCCTGGCATCCGCCTCTATTGCCCAAGTACACACGGCAAAATTCAATGCTTCACAGCCGTTAGCGGGGCAAGAAGTGGTGTTGAAGGTTATTCGTCCGAATATTCAACAGGTGATTGATGCGGATTTGGCGCTGATGTATCGCCTTGCCGGTTGGATTCCCCGTTTATCGGCGGAAGGTCACCGCCTGCGCCCGGTAGAAGTGGTACGTGAATACGAAAAAACCTTACGGGACGAATTGGATTTGCGCCGTGAAATGGCTAACGCTATACAGTTACGCGCCAATTTTGAAAACAGCCCGATGTTATACGTTCCGCAAATGTATTCGGATTTTTGCCATAAAAATGTCATTGTTATGGAACGCATTTACGGCATTCCGGTGTCTGATGTTGCCACCTTGGAACAAAACGGCACGAATATGAAATTGTTGGCGGAGCGTGGCGTGCAGGTGTTTTTCACACAGGTGTTTCGTGACAGTTTTTTCCATGCCGACATGCATCCCGGCAATATTTTTGTCAATCCGCAACACCCTGAAGATCCGCAATACATCGGCATCGACTGCGGCATTGTGGGACGCATGAACGATCACGATAAACGCTATTTGGCGGAAAGTTTCGTGGCGTTTTTTAACCGCGATTATCGCCGCGTGGCGCAAATGCACGTGGAATCCGGTTGGACGCCCGCCGACACTAATATTGACGAATTTGAACAGGCATTCCGCGAAGTATGCGAACCGATTTTCGCCAAACCCCTGTCGGAAATTTCTTTCGGTCATGTGCTGTTAAATCTCTTTAACGTGGCACGCGAATTTAATATGCAGGTGCAACCTCAATTAGTGTTGTTGCAAAAAACGCTGCTCTATATTGAAGGGTTAGGGCGTCAACTTTATCCGCAGCTGGATTTATGGGACACCGCGAAGCCATTCTTACAAAATTGGTTGGATGAACAAATGGGTGTGAAAGCCGTATTGAAAACCGTCAAACAAAAACTGCCTTACTGGCGTGAGCATTTTGCCGAATTACCGGAAAATGTTATGGATGCGTTGCAACAACAACGGGTTATTGCACATCAGCTGATTGAATTAAATCGTAAAATACAGAAAAAACAGCATACCGTAAGCAAATACTACGCTCTGTTGATTGGCGCATTGGTTTTCATTTCCACCCTGTTGCAATTTCAGCAATTGCCGGGGTGGTTAAGTGCGGTGTTTTTTACGCTCAGTTTTATCATTTGGTTGTTGGGTCTATTGGTGCGTTAACGCGTGTCGCCACAGGCTTCGACACAATACGAACTAAATCAATAAATCCAAAAATAATCAGGCTTAGCTATTGTTCAACGAGGGCAAAACGGGTATAGTCAGACACGTTTTTAACTTACAAATTTCATCTATTAACGAGGTTTTTATGGGCGGTATTAGCATTTGGCAATTAGCGATTTTAGTCTTAATCATTGTATTGCTATTCGGTACGAAAAAATTACGTACTTTAGGCACAGATTTAGGCGAATCGGTAAAAGGCTTCAAAAAAGCAATGAACGAAGAAAATAAAGCGGAAGATGCGGGTTTTAATCAAGTAGAACAAAAACAAAACGCGCAGCCGGAACAACAAAAAAACAAAGACAAAGAACAGGCTTAATTCGTGTTTGATATTGGTTTTTCCGAAATTCTATTAGTTTGCATTGTGGGCTTAGTGGTACTAGGCCCACAACGTTTACCGGTGGCAATTCGCACTGTAATGTCTTGGGTGCGCACCATTCGTGGTTTGGCTGCGAATGTACAAAACGAGTTGAAACAAGAATTAAAATTGCAGGAATTACAAGAAAGCATTAAAAAAGCGGAAACTTTAAATCTCAAAGCCCTGTCGCCGGAATTAGGCAAAACGGTTGAAGAGTTGAAAGCCTCCGCCGATAAATTACGTGCTGATCTAGAACAAAAGGCGAGCGACAGCAACACCACCTTGCAAGATCAAATCAAGCAAATGAAAAGTGCGGTGGAAAATCCTGATGAAAACAACGACATCCATCCCGGCTCAAATGACCACAACCCGATGGCCAACTACGACATTCTCGATGTCGAAGATTTTTCCGAGCAAAACACGGAAGCTTTGGCTGTCGCAGAAATGTCGCGTAATTCGACCGCACTTTCCCCGGCAGAACAAGCGGAGCAAGAAGAAATCGAGCTGGATGAAAAACTGGCTTATTACATCAATCAATACGATCCGGATAATCCTTTGCCGGCCAATTCAGAAGATGCCCATTCGGAGAAAACCGAACAATCCTCAAATAAAAGCTAGGGCGCAACCCTCAATTAGGACAATTTATGACCAGCGTTGACGACACTCAACCCCTCATCACTCATCTGGTAGAACTGCGCAACCGTTTATTACGCAGCATTATTTTCGTTGCCGTGATATTTGTGGCGCTCGTTTACTTTTCTAATGAAATTTATAACTTTGTGGCAGCCCCTTTAACGGCTAACCTACCGAACGGTTCCAGCATGATTGCCACCAACATCGCCACGCCGTTTTTCACCCCAATCAAACTGACCGGCGTTGTCGCGATTTTTATTTCCGTACCTTATTTGCTCTACCAAATCTGGGCGTTTGTAGCACCGGCGTTATATCAACATGAAAAACGCCTGATTTATCCGCTGTTATTTTCCAGCACACTGTTGTTTTATTTAGGCGTGGCCTTTGCTTACTATGTGGTATTCCCACTAGTGTTTGGCTTTTTAACCAAAACTGCACCGGAAGGCGTGGCTATCGCCACCGACATCAGTAGCTACTTAGATTTTGTTCTCACCCTTTTCTTGGCTTTTGGTATCTGCTTTGAAGTGCCTGTCGCCATCATTCTGCTGTGCTGGACAGGTGTCACTACGCCGGAAGATTTAAAAGCCAAACGCCCTTATATTATTGTGGGTGCATTCTTTATCGGCATGCTTTTAACCCCGCCGGATGTGTTCTCACAAACCCTGCTTGCCATTCCAATGTGTTTGTTATTTGAAGTAGGTGTCTTCTGCGCACGTTTTTACCGTCCGCGTGAAGAAAATGAAACCGCTCAAAAAGAAAACAACACATCTAATCACTAATTCAATTCGGGAGATAATATGACACAACAAATTTTTACCGGTTTTCCAACCCGTCGTTTACGCCGTATGCGTAAACAGGATTTTAGTCGCCGCTTGATGGCGGAACATAAACTGACTGTTGATGATCTGATTTATCCCGTATTTATTATTGAAGGTGAAAATCATCGTGAAGCCGTGCCTTCCATGCCAAACGTAGAACGTTTAACCATCGATCAACTGTTAATTGAAGCAGGTTTATTGGTGAAATACGGCGTGCCGGTGATTGCGCTGTTTCCTGTGGTAGAACAGGCGAAAAAATCCTTAATGGCGGAAGAAGCCTATAACCCGAACGGCTTGGTGCAACGCGCAGTGAAAGCGCTTAAAGCCGCCTATCCTGACCTTGGCGTGTTAACCGATGTGGCGCTTGACCCTTACACCCTACACGGACAAGACGGCATTATCGACGAAGAGGGCTACGTGCTGAACGACATCACCACCGACGTATTAATCAAACAAGCCCTTTCCCACGCAGAAGCCGGCGCAGATGTGGTCGCGCCAAGCGACATGATGGACGGCCGCATCGGCAGAATCCGCAACGCCTTGGAAGAAAAAGGCTTTATTAACACCCTCATCATGGCTTACTCCGCTAAATATGCCTCCAACTATTACGGCCCGTTCCGTGACGCTGTGGGCTCTTCCGGCAACTTAAAAGGCGGTGATAAAAAGACCTATCAATTAGATCCGGCTAACAGCGACGAAGGCTTACAAGAAGTAGCATTAGACTTGGAAGAAGGCGCCGATATGGTGATGGTGAAACCGGGTATGCCATATTTAGATTTAGTCTATCGCGTAAAACAACAATTCGGCATACCAACCTTTGCCTACCAAGTGTCCGGTGAATACGCCATGCATATGGCCGCCATTCAAAACGGCTGGTTGAAAGAAAAAGAATGTATCATGGAATCTTTACTTTGCTTCAAACGTGCCGGCGCTGACGGTATTTTGACTTACTTCGCCAAACAAGTGGCAGAGTGGTTGTATTTGGAAGGAAGGAAAGAATAAATAATTTCCAGATAGAAGATCTAAAGAAAAAGCCGAATAATCCTATTCGGCTTTTTTTATACGGAAAGTGCGGTGGAAAAACACATGATTTTGTGACCGCACTTTTATCTTTTATTGCAACAACGAAATATCCGCCACCTGTAAGAATAACCCTTGCAACGTGTTCAAAATGGCTAGGCGGTTTTGACGCAATTTGGCATCCTCCGCATTCACCATCACATTATCAAAGAAGTTATCCACCGGTTGACGCAAGCCGGCGAGTTTATCCAACACCGCGGTGTATTCGCCTTGTGCGATTAATGGCTGAACTTCTTTCGCCAGACTTAACACGCTTTGCGCAAGCACTTGTTCTGCCGGTTCAACGCATAACGCCACATCAATTGTGCCAATGTCGTCTTCCGCTTTCGCCAAAATATTCGCCACACGTTTATTGGCGGCTGCCAAGGCCTCCGCAGAATCAAGTGTACGGAAGTGTGAAACCGCACGCACGCGCGCATCAAAATCAGCAGGACGAGTTGGTCGACGCGCCAATACCGCTTGAATCACATCCACCGCAATGCCTTCATCTTGATACCATGCACGGAAACGACCGAGCATGAAGTCCACCACATCGGCGACCACGTTTTGATTAGTGAGTTTATCGCCGAAAAGTGCGGTGGATTTTTTCACTAAATCTTCTAAATCCAGTGGTAAGTTTTTCTCAACGATAATACGTAATGCGCCTAACGCTGCGCGGCGTAATGCAAATGGGTCGGCACTGCCTTTCGGTGCTTGTCCGATACCGAAAATACCTGTTAAGGTGTCAAATTTATCCGCTAAAGCAACCGCACTTGCCACTAGAGATTTTGGTAATTCATCGCCGGCAAAGCGTGGCATATATTGTTCATTTAACGCCACCGCAACTTCTTCGTCCTCACCGTCATGACGGGCATAGTGCATCCCCATCACGCCTTGGGTGTCAGTGAATTCAAATACCATGTTGGTCATCAAGTCACATTTTGACAGTAAGCCGGCGCGTTTTGCTTTCGCTTCGTCTGCGCCGATTTGTTTTGCAATTTCGCCTGCTAGTTGCTCAATGCGGTCAGTTTTGTCTTTCAATGTACCCAGTTGTTGTTGGAATAACACGGTTTCTAAGCGTGGTAAACGATCAACCAGTTTTTGTTTTAAGTCGGTTTTGAAGAAGAATTCCGCATCGGTTAAACGTGGGCGAACCACTTTTTCGTTACCTTCGATAATCGCGGTTGGATCTTCCGGGTTGATGTTCGATACGAAAATAAAGTGCGGTAATAATTTGCCATTTTTATCATAAATTGGGAAATATTTTTGGTCGCCTTTCATGGTGTAAACCAAGGCTTCCGCAGGCACGGCTAAGAAACGTTCTTCGAATTTTGCCGCTAATACGTTTGGATATTCCACCAATGAAGTCACTTCTTCAAGTAAGCTTTCTTCAATATCCGCTACGCCGCCAAGTACGGTCGCTTTTGCTTGAGATTTTGCAAGAATTTCTGCTTTACGCTCGTTGAAATCGGCTACCACAGAACCTTTTTCACGCAATAATTGCGGATATTGGTCTGCATGTTGAATTTCAAATTCTTTCTCGCCTAAGAAACGGTGACCTCGAATGGTGCGTGCGCTTACTACACCTAAGATTTCGCCTTCGATTAACTCATCACCTAACAGCATAGTTACCGTGTGAACCGGACGGATAAATTGCACGGTTTTATCTGCCCAACGCATTGGTTTTGGAATTGGCAATTTTGCTAACGCGTTTGCCACAATGCCGTTAAGCAAGTTTTTAGTCGGCTGACCTTCAATTTTCGCACGGTGAACGAGCCATTCGCCTTTATCAGTCGCAATGCGTTCTGCTTGCTCAACGGTAATCCCACAACCACGCGCCCAGCCTTCTGCCGCTTTCGTTGGTTTGCCTTCTGCATCGAAGGCGGCTGATACTGCCGGCCCGCGTTTTTCGATTTCTTTGCTTGGTTGCTGTGTAGCTAAGTTCAACACTTTCACCGCCAAACGGCGCGGCGCCGCAAACCATTCGATTTTGTCAAAGGTTAAACCCGCTTGGTTTAATTCCGCTTCAACGTTATCCGCAAAAGAGGTTGCTAATGTTTTGAGAGCTTTTGGTGGCAGCTCTTCTGTGCCGATTTCTACTAGGAAGTTTTGGGTTGTCATTTTATTTTCTCTTGTAAGGTGTGCATGATTCCACCACTTAATTTTAAATTTTGTAATGCGTTTACACGCACAACTACGAACTATGATACTTCAGAAAAACCAATCTCTTTAAGTAGCATTTTTCCTAAATGAGTTATATATCTAGAACCTTTTGGTTTTCCTGATGATTTATCATAAATAGGCATATTCGTATTTCTATCTATATTGAATTTAGTTTTTATTAAACCTAATCGTTCTAAGTACTCTTTATAGCTCTCTTGAATAGCAGATTTATCCATCTGCTCTTCTGAAGCACCAATATAATTCCTAGCTAAAG from Aggregatibacter aphrophilus ATCC 33389 includes the following:
- the glyS gene encoding glycine--tRNA ligase subunit beta, which gives rise to MTTQNFLVEIGTEELPPKALKTLATSFADNVEAELNQAGLTFDKIEWFAAPRRLAVKVLNLATQQPSKEIEKRGPAVSAAFDAEGKPTKAAEGWARGCGITVEQAERIATDKGEWLVHRAKIEGQPTKNLLNGIVANALAKLPIPKPMRWADKTVQFIRPVHTVTMLLGDELIEGEILGVVSARTIRGHRFLGEKEFEIQHADQYPQLLREKGSVVADFNERKAEILAKSQAKATVLGGVADIEESLLEEVTSLVEYPNVLAAKFEERFLAVPAEALVYTMKGDQKYFPIYDKNGKLLPHFIFVSNINPEDPTAIIEGNEKVVRPRLTDAEFFFKTDLKQKLVDRLPRLETVLFQQQLGTLKDKTDRIEQLAGEIAKQIGADEAKAKRAGLLSKCDLMTNMVFEFTDTQGVMGMHYARHDGEDEEVAVALNEQYMPRFAGDELPKSLVASAVALADKFDTLTGIFGIGQAPKGSADPFALRRAALGALRIIVEKNLPLDLEDLVKKSTALFGDKLTNQNVVADVVDFMLGRFRAWYQDEGIAVDVIQAVLARRPTRPADFDARVRAVSHFRTLDSAEALAAANKRVANILAKAEDDIGTIDVALCVEPAEQVLAQSVLSLAKEVQPLIAQGEYTAVLDKLAGLRQPVDNFFDNVMVNAEDAKLRQNRLAILNTLQGLFLQVADISLLQ
- the hemB gene encoding porphobilinogen synthase → MTQQIFTGFPTRRLRRMRKQDFSRRLMAEHKLTVDDLIYPVFIIEGENHREAVPSMPNVERLTIDQLLIEAGLLVKYGVPVIALFPVVEQAKKSLMAEEAYNPNGLVQRAVKALKAAYPDLGVLTDVALDPYTLHGQDGIIDEEGYVLNDITTDVLIKQALSHAEAGADVVAPSDMMDGRIGRIRNALEEKGFINTLIMAYSAKYASNYYGPFRDAVGSSGNLKGGDKKTYQLDPANSDEGLQEVALDLEEGADMVMVKPGMPYLDLVYRVKQQFGIPTFAYQVSGEYAMHMAAIQNGWLKEKECIMESLLCFKRAGADGILTYFAKQVAEWLYLEGRKE